The Streptomyces sp. R28 region CTGGTTGAAGCCCTGGACGTACACGCCGCCGTCAGCCTGGGCGCCCTTGACGTCGGACGCGGTGGCGGCAGTGCCGCCGAGGGCCAGGGCCTTGGCGTCGATCGTCGGCAGGTCCTCTTCGGCCGCCTGGCTGTTGCTGTTCGACGGGCTCGGCGCGCTGCTCTGCTGGGACTGCGTCGGCGTCGAGTCGGCCTCGTTGCCCGTCTTGTCCTTGTCGTCGCCGCCCAGCATCGCCACGCCGATGCCGATGACGACCGCCGCGACGACCGCGATCGCGCCGATCAGCAGGCCCTTGGTGTTGGGGCCCCCGCCGCGGCCGCCGCCGGAGCCGCTGCCGCCGCTGTACGCCGGCTGCTGCTGGGCCGTCGGGGCCCCGCCGGGGTGCGTCTCCGGCGCCGCGTAGTGCGCGTTCGGCTGGCCGTAGGCGCCGCCCTGCTGTTGCGGTATCTGGCCGTAGGGCGCGGTCGGCTGCTGCTGGCCGTACTGGCGCTGGCCGACCGCTCGCGCCCGGTTGACCGAGCCCGGGTAGCCGTAGCCCCCGCCACCGGAGGGGGGCTGGGCGCCGTTGGCCTGCCCGTCGGCGTAGAGGTAGCCGAACGGGTCGTCGTCCTCGGGCGTAGTTGCGCCGTTGTTGCCGGACGTCATCCCTTTGGTACTCCTCACCAGGTGCGGGCGGATGCGATACGTGGGGTCAGAATGGCGAGCCTACCCGCTCCTGCTGACCCAAACGGGTGACTCGGATCGCATCAGCTCGCTGACCTGGGAGTTACCCGGCGCGTCTGTGTTGTTTGGGACGAGATCGTTTCTCTACGTACATCCGCTCGTCGGCGGACTTCAGCACTTCGTCCGCCGTCATTCCGCAGTGTGCCCACCCGATGCCGAAGCTGGCGCCGACCCGCACGGCACGGCCTTCCGCCCGGATGGGCTGGATGATCTCGTTGCGCAGACGTACGGCGAGGTCCTGGGCGTCGGCCCGGCCCAGCCCGTCGGCGAGGATCACGAACTCGTCGCCGCCGAGCCGGGCGACGGTGTCGCCGTCGCGGACCCCGCGCGTCAGCCGCCTGGCCACCTCGATGAGAACCACGTCACCCGCGTTGTGCCCGAACCGGTCGTTGATCGACTTGAAGCCGTCGAGGTCGCAGAAGAGGACCGCGAGCCCCTTGGTGCCGTCGTCGCGCCCGCTCTCGACCGGGGCGATGGTGTGCTCGTGATGGTCGTAGGCGTCGAACGCCGCCGCGCCGGGGAAGTCGAAGCCGTGGCCGTTGGCGTCGTAGACGGCGGGGTGGCCGTAGGCCGCGTCCGTGGACTCCAGGGCGCCCGCGTGGGTGGGGCGCTGACACAGGCGCGCGGAGAGGCGGGAGCGCAGCTCGGCGGAGTTCGGCAGGCCGGTGAGGGAGTCGTGGGAGGCGCGGTGGGCGAGCTGGAGCTCGCGGCGCTTGCGCTCCTCGATGTCCTCGACGTGGGTGAGCAGGAAGCGGGGGCCGTCGGCGGCGTCGGCGACGACGGAGTTACGGAGCGAGACCCAGACGTAGGTGCCGTCGCGGCGGCCCAGGCGCAGCTCCGCGCGGCCGCCCTCCGCCGACGTACGCAGCAGCGTGCCGATGTCCTCGGGGTGGACGAGGTCGGAGAAGGAGTAGCGGCGCATCGCGGAGGCGGGGCGGCCGAGGAGACGGCAGAGCGCGTCGTTGGTCCTGAGGATCCGGCCGTGCTGGTCGCCGCCCATCTCGGCGATGGCCATGCCGGAGGGGGCGTACTCGAAGGCCTGCCTGAAGCTTTCCTCGCTCGCGCGCAGGGCCTGCTGCTCGCGTTCGAGCCGGACCAGTGCCCGCTGCATATTCGCGCGTAGACGTGCGTTGCTGATGGCGATGGCGGCCTGGAACGCGTACATCTGGAGCGCCTCGCGGCCCCAAGCGCCCGGCAGCCGGCCGTTGCGCGGCCGGTCCACGGACAGGACGCCGATCAGCTCGCCGCACGCGCTGCCCTGCACGCCGGGCATGTACATCGGCGCGAAGAGCCGGTCGCTCGGGTGCCACTCGTCCTCGA contains the following coding sequences:
- a CDS encoding CBM35 domain-containing protein — protein: MTSGNNGATTPEDDDPFGYLYADGQANGAQPPSGGGGYGYPGSVNRARAVGQRQYGQQQPTAPYGQIPQQQGGAYGQPNAHYAAPETHPGGAPTAQQQPAYSGGSGSGGGRGGGPNTKGLLIGAIAVVAAVVIGIGVAMLGGDDKDKTGNEADSTPTQSQQSSAPSPSNSNSQAAEEDLPTIDAKALALGGTAATASDVKGAQADGGVYVQGFNQVGSSVTWRVDGIPKSGKYTVFVGYSVPGKDQNATLTVNGTASDSPVDLKNWSGGPEGDYEKGWTKTYNWIQLNKGTNTIKVSCEQGNQCDALLDQMWLIKGWYKS
- the cdgB gene encoding diguanylate cyclase CdgB — its product is METESEPYVRLATLRQLHQVMADMNTARSLADTLQTVADGVVVGLGYELACVNLVRPDGDLVVAAFSGNPAAEALITGRVGSRDSWERRLTMGERWGGLVFIPHTEGWILDDDDVPQWYTDGPAPRFEDEWHPSDRLFAPMYMPGVQGSACGELIGVLSVDRPRNGRLPGAWGREALQMYAFQAAIAISNARLRANMQRALVRLEREQQALRASEESFRQAFEYAPSGMAIAEMGGDQHGRILRTNDALCRLLGRPASAMRRYSFSDLVHPEDIGTLLRTSAEGGRAELRLGRRDGTYVWVSLRNSVVADAADGPRFLLTHVEDIEERKRRELQLAHRASHDSLTGLPNSAELRSRLSARLCQRPTHAGALESTDAAYGHPAVYDANGHGFDFPGAAAFDAYDHHEHTIAPVESGRDDGTKGLAVLFCDLDGFKSINDRFGHNAGDVVLIEVARRLTRGVRDGDTVARLGGDEFVILADGLGRADAQDLAVRLRNEIIQPIRAEGRAVRVGASFGIGWAHCGMTADEVLKSADERMYVEKRSRPKQHRRAG